The segment GTATGTGGCCGGCTATGATATAAATATCAGTCGTGTATTTCAGGTAACAAATGAAATCAATGCTAACCTCAGCTCGGTGTTGAAGGGTTTATCTTTCCATACGTTGTTCAATTTAGATTATGCAAATTCTTACCTGCAATCGATCAACAACACATACGCAGTGTACAACCCTATCTGGAGTGCTACAGCCGATTCATTATCCCTGAGCACGAGCCAGAGATTTGGTGCAGACGCCCGTCCGGGTACGCAAAACATTAATAACTCGGCGCAAAGACAGAACATTGGTTTTTCTACCTGGTTAAGCTATGATAAAACGATAAACAGTAATCACAATATTTCTTCGAAGCTGTTGGGTTACACGTCATCTACTACTGTAAATGATATCTATCAGCCAATTACCAATTCGCATCTCGGTTTACAAGTTGGTTATAATTACAAGCATAAGTATTGGGCCGACTTTAGCGGAGCTTATGTAAACTCAACAAAGTTGCCTGATGGTAACCGCACAGGGTTTTCTCTAACCATGAGCGTGGGATGGTTAGTTAGCGGAGAAAACTTTCTGAAAAATTCAAAGGCAGTAAATTATTTGAAACTGTCTGCATCCGCAGGTATTCTAAGCACCGACCTCGATATCGCCGATTACTATTTGTATAATGATATTTATCAAAGAGGTGGATTTTTTACATGGAACGATGGTGTTGCGGGGCAAAATCAAACAACAACTTCTCGATTTGGTGCGAGTCCTAATCTTTCATTTCCACAGCGAAAAGAGTTGAATGCCACTTTAGAAGGCGCTTTGTTTAATAATCTGCTGACTTTTCAGACAACTTATTTCAGGACACAAATGGCTGGTCTTCTTACGCAGCGCTTTTCACAGTATCCAAACTATTTCAATTCATTCATACCTTTTACCAACTACAATACAAATCAACGTACCGGTTTTGATTTGATGCTAAATATCGATAAGAAGTTTGGGGATGTTCAATTGAACGTTGGAGCTGTAGCTACTTACTCACAATCAAAAGTTATCAAACGTGATGAGCTGTTTCTGGATGATTATCAAAACAGAACCGGTAAACCAGCTGATGCTATATTTGGTCTTGTGAATGATGGCTTCTTTATGGATCAAAACGATATCAACAGCAGCCCACGACAATTATTCAGTGAAGTAAAACCCGGTGATATTAAGTACGTAGATCAAAATGGTGATAACGTGATTGATGCCAGAGACGAAGTCATGATCGGTCGTTTCATTGCACCTTTTACATACGGAATCAACTTCACCGTTGGATATAAAAACTTCAGCCTGTTTGTGCTGGGTACAGGAAACAACGGGGCTAATGGTATTACCAATAACAATTACTATTGGGTAAGCGGTGATCTTAAATATTCTGAAGTTGTAAATAACAGGTGGACGGAAGCGACAAAAGCCACTGCCACTTATCCCCGCCTCAGCTCACAACAGAATAACAACAATTTTCGCAATTCAGATTTTTGGTTGTATAAAACTGACCGGTTTAACCTGAGCAAAGTGCAGCTTACTTACAATTTTTCTAATAGAATTTTACGTAGCGCATTTGTAAAGGATCTGGTAGTGTACGTTTCAGGTGCCAATTTGTATACGTTCTCGCAGAACAGGAAAATTCTCGAGTTGTCGGTTGCCAGTACACCACAGTTCAGGAATTACAATATCGGAATCAGAGCCAAATTTTAAAGTATGATCTCACGTAGTAAAATGATAAACATGTTTAAAAAATTACTGATACTTTTTGTTGTTGGTTTAGTGCTGGTAGGGTGTAAAAAAACACTTGCTCCACTTGACGATAACCACCGCACACTGGAAGATATTTATGCTGATCCTGCGTATGCGGAGGGGATATTAATGAATGCATATACAAGGCTTCCAACAAATGGATATTCGTTTAACGAAGTCGCCACAGATGATGCGGTGACTAACGATAAATTTAATCCGCTGCTGAATATGGCCACGGGCTCATGGTCTGCTGCCAATAACCCTGTTGATCAATGGAATAATTCTTATACAGCAATTCTGTATTTGAATTTATTTCTTCGGGAGGTAGATAGTGTAAATTGGTCGCCTGTTAGTAAAGATGTACGTACTTTATTTACTGATCGTTTGAAAGGAGAAGTTTACGGGTTAAGAGCATTATTCATGTTTAACTTGCTTCAGGCACATGCGGGATACACTGCCGGGGGTGAATTATTGGGTGTACCTATCATTACAGAAGCGCTTGAAGCAAATTCTGATTTCAGAAAACCACGTAATACGTTTGATCAGTGTATACAGCAGATCTATACTGATCTTGCAGAGTCAGAAAAATATTTACCACTCGATTATGTCAACATTACTGCCGGACAATTACCTGCAAAATATAGCAGCATGGCAGTTGCAGATTATAACCGTGTGTTCGGAACCTTCAGCAGACAGCGTATATCCGGACGAATTTTAAAAGCTATAAAAGCAAGAACGGCATTGCTGGCTGCAAGCCCTGCATATAACCCGCAGGCAACTGCCAGCAAATGGGAAAATGCAGCCAATTATGCAAGTGAAATTCTTAATCTGAATGGAGGTATCAATGGTTTAGATCCTCAAGGGGCTTTGTTTTACACGGCTGCGAATGTAAATGCAATTAATATAAATCCATCTGCCGGTGCTCCTATTGAACAGCGGGAAATGTTGTGGAGAGGTAATATTGTTAACACTAATAATTTAGAGATCAACAATTTTCCTCCTACACTTTTTGGAAACGGAAGAGTGAATCCAACACAAAATCTCGTTGATGCATTTCCGATGGCCAATGGATTGCCAATTACTGATCCTGCCAGTGGTTATGTTGCAACAAATCCGTATGCCAACCGTGACCCGAGATTAAGAAACTATATCGTAGTAAACGGTGGTACTATTTCAAACAGAACGATTTTTACCAAAACCGATGCGCCCACTAATGATGCAGTGAACATACTTCCTACATCAACAAGAACCGGCTACTATCTGCGTAAATTACTAAGAGAAGATGTAAATGCGAATCCGGCTTCGATTTCAACGCAAAAGCATTATCCGGTTCACATACGTTACACCGAAATATTTTTGATTTGTGCTGAAGCTGCGAATGAGGCCTGGGGACCGGACGGAACAACTACTCATGGGCTCTCAGCTCGTAACATAATTGCAGCAATCAGAAAAAGAGCGGGTATCGCACAACCTGACACATACCTGGCATCCATCACTACAAAAGAAGGTATGCGTGATTTGATTCGTAATGAGAGACGATTGGAATTATGTTTTGAAGGGTTTCGTTTTTGGGATCTCCGTCGCTGGAAAGCAAACCTCACTGAGCCCGCAAAAGGAGTAACGATTAACAACAACGTGTTTAGCATACAGACTGTAGAAAACAGACAATATTCAAATGATATGTACTATGGTCCTATTCCGTTAACTGAGGCGTTAAAAGCCAACCTTCAACAAAACAAAGGGTGGTAACACCTATCAATAATTATTAATGCATAATAATATGAAAAGAGTTTTTTTAATATCCTTTACGTTGCTCTCGATATTAACTGCCTGTAATAAAAAATGGGAGTTCCCCGATTATAAATATTCAACCGTGTATTTTCCATATCAATCGCCGGTAAGAACGCTTGTTCTCGGAGAAGATATTATTGATAACACATTGGACAATCAGCGCAAGTTTTTGATCATGGCCACAATGGGTGGTGTATATGAAAACAAAAAGAATATCACGCTTACAGTAGCGTTAGAAAATACACTTACACAAAGGCTGAAGTTTGGTTCTGCAAGTGGGAGTGATGTTGTTGCCATGCCAAGTAACTATTATGTTCTGCCGCAAGACATGAAGATTGTTATTCCTGCAGGCAAAGTAATGGGTGGACTTGAAGTGCAGTTAACAGATGCGTTTTTTGCTGATCCACGGGCTATTAAAAATACATTCGTAATTCCGTTGAAGATTCTGTCTGTTGTTAATGCAGATTCTGTTTTGAGAGGTTCAACCACAAAACAATCTCCCGATCCCCGTTTGGCAAGCGATTGGGGTATTGCTCCAAAAGACTTTGTTCTGTATGCTGTTAAATATGTAAATCCTTACCACGGTGTTTACTTACGCAGAGGCGTAGACGAAGTAAAGGGTAGTGCCGGTAATACCGCATTAGATACAACAGTTGTATACCGCAATGCTTTTGTTGAAAAAGATGAAGTATGCAATCTTTTTACCAAATCAATGATGCAGGATAGTATTTCCCTGAACGCTAAGAATAAAGGTAATATCAATGCTCCTTTTCAGTTAGTACTGAATTTTGATAATACCGGCAAGTGTACAGTTGCAGGACCAGCTTCAGCCAGCTACACGGTTACAGGCAATGGTACATTTGTAAAGAAGGGCGATATGTGGGGTAATCAAAAACGAGATGTATTGCATCTGAAATATCAAGTCGATTTTGGAACAACAGTACACAGCTTTACCGATACGTTGGTGCTTCGTGACAGGGGAGTAAAATTTGAAACATTCGCTCCTTTCGTGTACTAAAAAATCAAAAGCAGAATTAAAAGATCCATGTCTCTGTTGTAATGAACAATGGATCGGTTAGCAGTTTTGCTTATAAATCCTATTCAGAACAAATCAATTTCACAAAAAAAGCATGCGCACAAAGTATTTAAATATTCTCTTCGTTGTTTTCGGCGGCATTACATTCTTGAATTGCAGCAGTGTCCAGAAAACAACAGGCGCATCAGGTACACCTTCGCTGAAAGAAACTTTCAAAGATGACTTCTTCATCGGCACGGCATTGAATAATGCACAGATTGAAGAGAGAATTCCCGGTGCGGCCGTCTTAGTGCCCCAACAATTTAATGCAGTAACACCTGAGAATATCATGAAAGCTGAGGTGATGCATCCGGAATGGAACCGATATAATTTTGACCTTTCAGACAAATTGGTTGCTTATGCCAAAAAGCATAACATCGTTGTGAATGCACATACATTGATTTGGCATAGTCAATTGCCGCAATTTGTCCGTCGCATGAAAGATGCAGATTCGGTTCGTCTATTTTTTAAAGAACACATTAACACCATTGCGGGCAGGTACGATGGCCAGGTGTATTCGTGGGATGTGGTGAATGAAGCATTGAATGAAGATGGCACAATGCGTAAATCTATTTTTTTTGAAAAGCTGGGAGATGATTTTGTTGTAGAAGCTTTTCGTCTGGCACAAAAAGCCGCACCTACCACAAAGCTTTACTACAATGATTATAATATAGAGCAACCTAAAAAAAGAGCAGGTGCCATTGCACTCATAAAAAAGATACAAGCTGCCGGTGTTCGCATTGACGGTGTGGGTATTCAAGGGCACTGGCATGTCAAAAACATTCCGTTGAAAGATATTGAGCAAAGCATTCTTGACTTTTCCGCATTGGGTATTGATGTGATGTTCACTGAACTGGATCTGAGTGTATTGCCAAATCCCCGTGATATTGTTGGTGCCGATTTAAATCA is part of the Lacibacter sediminis genome and harbors:
- a CDS encoding SusC/RagA family TonB-linked outer membrane protein, producing the protein MKYIKICVVFCAIVSCFTLKLKAQDVPQVNITSVVYDDKGKPVSGVLVSGNEGKTVAYTDNAGKFSITVPANSVLVLTGKGFRIQTLRATAIPASISLSVENGSEEEVYLPFRKIQKQDVPGAISILNPDTYIDRDFNLNVEGGMNGRVAGLLWSNNIWGLENAIVMIDGVRREFNDITLNEVEQISVLKGVNAVALYGSQAAKGIIFITTKKGVANGRKIGVRVNTGVATPSELPNYLNSADYMTLYNEARRNDGLADLYSATTIQNHRTGNTFRFPSVDYYSSQYLKKYQNFTNANAEFSGGNSNARFYSNVGWSNSTTLLNIGEGKNENDNRLNVRGNVDLKLNDKISSSVYVSAIFNESRRARGNYWGNAASLLPNRFTPLIPIDLISPNDKVSLGIANASRNLIDGKYLLGGLQSFQTNPIADLYVAGYDINISRVFQVTNEINANLSSVLKGLSFHTLFNLDYANSYLQSINNTYAVYNPIWSATADSLSLSTSQRFGADARPGTQNINNSAQRQNIGFSTWLSYDKTINSNHNISSKLLGYTSSTTVNDIYQPITNSHLGLQVGYNYKHKYWADFSGAYVNSTKLPDGNRTGFSLTMSVGWLVSGENFLKNSKAVNYLKLSASAGILSTDLDIADYYLYNDIYQRGGFFTWNDGVAGQNQTTTSRFGASPNLSFPQRKELNATLEGALFNNLLTFQTTYFRTQMAGLLTQRFSQYPNYFNSFIPFTNYNTNQRTGFDLMLNIDKKFGDVQLNVGAVATYSQSKVIKRDELFLDDYQNRTGKPADAIFGLVNDGFFMDQNDINSSPRQLFSEVKPGDIKYVDQNGDNVIDARDEVMIGRFIAPFTYGINFTVGYKNFSLFVLGTGNNGANGITNNNYYWVSGDLKYSEVVNNRWTEATKATATYPRLSSQQNNNNFRNSDFWLYKTDRFNLSKVQLTYNFSNRILRSAFVKDLVVYVSGANLYTFSQNRKILELSVASTPQFRNYNIGIRAKF
- a CDS encoding RagB/SusD family nutrient uptake outer membrane protein, which produces MFKKLLILFVVGLVLVGCKKTLAPLDDNHRTLEDIYADPAYAEGILMNAYTRLPTNGYSFNEVATDDAVTNDKFNPLLNMATGSWSAANNPVDQWNNSYTAILYLNLFLREVDSVNWSPVSKDVRTLFTDRLKGEVYGLRALFMFNLLQAHAGYTAGGELLGVPIITEALEANSDFRKPRNTFDQCIQQIYTDLAESEKYLPLDYVNITAGQLPAKYSSMAVADYNRVFGTFSRQRISGRILKAIKARTALLAASPAYNPQATASKWENAANYASEILNLNGGINGLDPQGALFYTAANVNAININPSAGAPIEQREMLWRGNIVNTNNLEINNFPPTLFGNGRVNPTQNLVDAFPMANGLPITDPASGYVATNPYANRDPRLRNYIVVNGGTISNRTIFTKTDAPTNDAVNILPTSTRTGYYLRKLLREDVNANPASISTQKHYPVHIRYTEIFLICAEAANEAWGPDGTTTHGLSARNIIAAIRKRAGIAQPDTYLASITTKEGMRDLIRNERRLELCFEGFRFWDLRRWKANLTEPAKGVTINNNVFSIQTVENRQYSNDMYYGPIPLTEALKANLQQNKGW
- a CDS encoding DUF5627 domain-containing protein, which codes for MKRVFLISFTLLSILTACNKKWEFPDYKYSTVYFPYQSPVRTLVLGEDIIDNTLDNQRKFLIMATMGGVYENKKNITLTVALENTLTQRLKFGSASGSDVVAMPSNYYVLPQDMKIVIPAGKVMGGLEVQLTDAFFADPRAIKNTFVIPLKILSVVNADSVLRGSTTKQSPDPRLASDWGIAPKDFVLYAVKYVNPYHGVYLRRGVDEVKGSAGNTALDTTVVYRNAFVEKDEVCNLFTKSMMQDSISLNAKNKGNINAPFQLVLNFDNTGKCTVAGPASASYTVTGNGTFVKKGDMWGNQKRDVLHLKYQVDFGTTVHSFTDTLVLRDRGVKFETFAPFVY
- a CDS encoding endo-1,4-beta-xylanase yields the protein MRTKYLNILFVVFGGITFLNCSSVQKTTGASGTPSLKETFKDDFFIGTALNNAQIEERIPGAAVLVPQQFNAVTPENIMKAEVMHPEWNRYNFDLSDKLVAYAKKHNIVVNAHTLIWHSQLPQFVRRMKDADSVRLFFKEHINTIAGRYDGQVYSWDVVNEALNEDGTMRKSIFFEKLGDDFVVEAFRLAQKAAPTTKLYYNDYNIEQPKKRAGAIALIKKIQAAGVRIDGVGIQGHWHVKNIPLKDIEQSILDFSALGIDVMFTELDLSVLPNPRDIVGADLNQRAEYETKLNPYTKGLPDSVQLLLAKGYEDVFRLFLKHKNKISRVTFWGVDDGQSWLNGFPIRGRTNYPLLFDKEFKPKPAFYKVIELKNKNK